In Sandaracinaceae bacterium, the following are encoded in one genomic region:
- a CDS encoding HTTM domain-containing protein — protein sequence MKAAWHRWARWLTAEEDGLPLALCRVICAGTVALHIGRFLLTGAADAALLHADYGGLSYTHGWLEPVGGATIESLRLLCAVCAIAGASAALGLFTRPSLAVTWISLRTIISLNPSAHGSYDALLVDVLFVLMLADSGKALSLDARLRGKGGPAQRWGRFLLVFQLGLLYIGTGITKVSASWVPGGAADALWYILQQPTWARFPELPLWTFPLTQAATTMTWFYEVSGPIFFFAAVLEDVEPEKRWLKRLKAFFARTRFVYVYLAFGLAMHVGIELTMEVGPFSLAALALYPAALGPARLRAIVGWLRRRPETPGIEPAG from the coding sequence GTGAAGGCCGCCTGGCATCGCTGGGCCCGATGGCTGACGGCCGAGGAGGACGGGCTCCCGCTCGCGCTCTGCCGCGTGATCTGCGCGGGCACGGTGGCGCTCCACATCGGCCGCTTCCTGCTCACGGGCGCGGCGGACGCGGCGCTCCTGCACGCCGACTACGGCGGCCTCAGCTACACCCACGGCTGGCTCGAGCCGGTCGGCGGGGCGACGATCGAGTCCCTGCGTCTCCTCTGCGCCGTCTGCGCGATCGCGGGGGCGAGCGCGGCGCTCGGGCTCTTCACCCGCCCGAGCCTCGCCGTCACGTGGATCAGCCTGCGCACGATCATCAGCCTCAACCCGAGCGCGCACGGCTCCTACGACGCGCTGCTGGTCGACGTGCTCTTCGTGCTGATGCTCGCCGACTCGGGCAAGGCGCTCTCCCTCGACGCGCGCCTCCGCGGCAAGGGCGGCCCGGCGCAGCGCTGGGGCCGCTTCCTGCTCGTGTTCCAGCTCGGCCTGCTCTACATCGGCACCGGCATCACGAAGGTCTCCGCGAGCTGGGTGCCCGGCGGCGCGGCCGACGCGCTCTGGTACATCCTCCAGCAGCCGACGTGGGCCCGCTTCCCCGAGCTGCCGCTCTGGACCTTCCCGCTCACGCAGGCCGCGACCACGATGACGTGGTTCTACGAGGTGTCGGGCCCGATCTTCTTCTTCGCGGCCGTGCTCGAAGACGTGGAGCCCGAGAAGCGCTGGCTGAAGCGGCTGAAGGCGTTCTTCGCGCGCACGCGCTTCGTCTACGTCTACCTCGCCTTCGGGCTGGCCATGCACGTGGGGATCGAGCTGACGATGGAGGTCGGCCCGTTCTCGCTCGCCGCGCTCGCGCTCTACCCCGCGGCGCTCGGCCCAGCGCGGCTCCGCGCCATCGTGGGCTGGCTGCGCCGGCGGCCCGAGACGCCGGGAATCGAGCCCGCGGGCTGA
- the phnD gene encoding phosphate/phosphite/phosphonate ABC transporter substrate-binding protein, with protein MLRFLTGPVHLDEDGEELRTKLALHLAEAVQRPVQVVASRSYASVAEMVGRGDAELAWLPPAIFVRAEQASPVRLLCAVERSRGAGYRGVLFVPQDSDVQTPDALTGKRVAWVDRDSCAGHLFPRLALREAGLEPNDMFGEQRFEGSHGAVVRAVMRGDADCGATHAQTLDDGETLMLAGWQPYAGHDGMRALLVTAPIPPDVICASSALDPDALDDVRQALLALHESDDAQLLDEFFGGHKLIAAHTADYDAVRAAML; from the coding sequence ATGCTGAGGTTTCTGACCGGGCCCGTCCACCTCGACGAGGACGGCGAGGAGCTGAGGACGAAGCTGGCGTTGCACCTGGCCGAGGCGGTGCAGCGGCCGGTGCAGGTGGTCGCGTCACGCTCGTACGCGTCGGTGGCGGAGATGGTGGGGCGCGGGGACGCGGAGCTGGCGTGGCTGCCGCCTGCGATCTTCGTGCGCGCCGAGCAGGCGTCCCCCGTGCGGCTCCTGTGCGCGGTCGAGCGCTCGCGCGGCGCGGGCTACCGCGGGGTGCTCTTCGTGCCGCAGGACTCCGACGTGCAGACGCCCGACGCGCTGACCGGCAAGCGGGTGGCGTGGGTCGACCGCGACAGCTGCGCCGGCCACCTGTTCCCGCGGCTCGCGCTGCGAGAGGCGGGGCTCGAGCCGAACGACATGTTCGGCGAGCAGCGCTTCGAGGGCTCACACGGCGCGGTGGTGCGCGCGGTGATGCGTGGCGACGCCGACTGCGGCGCGACGCACGCGCAGACCCTCGACGACGGCGAGACGCTGATGCTCGCCGGCTGGCAGCCCTACGCGGGCCACGACGGCATGCGGGCCTTGCTCGTCACCGCGCCCATCCCGCCCGACGTGATCTGCGCCTCGAGCGCGCTCGATCCCGACGCCCTCGACGACGTGCGCCAGGCGCTGCTGGCCTTGCACGAGAGCGACGACGCGCAGCTCCTCGACGAGTTCTTCGGCGGCCACAAGCTCATCGCCGCGCACACCGCCGACTACGACGCGGTGCGCGCCGCGATGCTCTGA
- a CDS encoding PaaI family thioesterase yields the protein MREGTTLDGSLFGESQPCFGCAPDHPSGFRLSFTREADAVTTRFTPTEAQQGPPGIMHGGLVMALADEIGAWAIIGLLEQFGFTAEMNGKLHSPVRVGEEVIGVGRIAKPGTRVVSVEVELRQADVLRYTSALRFVILDEAGAERILGQPLPEAWRRFGRK from the coding sequence ATGCGTGAAGGTACCACTCTGGACGGCTCTCTGTTCGGGGAGTCGCAGCCCTGCTTCGGCTGCGCGCCGGATCACCCGAGCGGCTTCCGGCTCTCGTTCACGCGCGAGGCAGACGCGGTGACCACCCGCTTCACCCCCACCGAGGCGCAGCAGGGGCCGCCCGGGATCATGCACGGCGGCCTGGTCATGGCGCTCGCGGACGAGATCGGCGCGTGGGCGATCATCGGCCTGCTCGAGCAGTTCGGCTTCACCGCGGAGATGAACGGGAAGCTGCACTCGCCCGTGCGCGTCGGCGAGGAGGTGATCGGCGTCGGGCGCATCGCCAAGCCGGGCACGCGCGTGGTCTCGGTCGAGGTGGAGCTTCGACAGGCGGACGTGCTTCGCTACACGAGCGCCCTGCGCTTCGTGATCCTCGACGAGGCCGGCGCCGAGCGCATCCTCGGCCAGCCGCTGCCCGAGGCCTGGCGCCGCTTCGGCCGCAAGTAG
- a CDS encoding helix-turn-helix domain-containing protein, with the protein MTSLERADKGSAGQRPGANGHALPIAVDLVVSTRCFGSAVAVTRDVLSTANLLSAQLGGPSPLFEISTRSVDGEPVVSSSGAEIPVEGAADACRGALMVVFGPGMADVNRVLADLREPSTTSLGAVLRDAQDRGATICASCSSTFLLAEAGLLDGHSATTSWWLAPLFRARYPEVELLEDDLVVRSRRTITAGAALAQIDLALHLVRELVSPELAHACARYLVVDDARRSQAPFVVIEHLTRGDELVARAEAILREDLRAPVDVAALARSLAVTSRTLSRRFVAATGLPPARFQRRLRLETAAARLRATGDAIEAIAADVGYDDERSFRRAFAKELGVSPARFRRGVSPAR; encoded by the coding sequence ATGACCAGCCTGGAGCGGGCCGATAAGGGGAGCGCCGGACAGAGACCGGGCGCGAACGGACACGCGCTGCCGATCGCGGTCGATCTGGTGGTGAGCACCCGCTGCTTCGGCTCGGCCGTCGCCGTGACGCGCGACGTGCTGAGCACCGCGAACCTGCTGAGCGCGCAGCTCGGAGGGCCGAGCCCGCTCTTCGAGATCTCGACCCGCTCCGTCGACGGAGAGCCGGTCGTATCCTCGAGCGGGGCGGAGATCCCGGTCGAAGGCGCCGCGGACGCGTGCCGTGGCGCGCTGATGGTGGTCTTCGGGCCGGGGATGGCGGACGTGAACCGCGTGCTCGCGGATCTGCGCGAGCCGTCCACCACCTCGCTCGGGGCGGTGCTTCGCGACGCCCAGGACCGCGGGGCGACGATCTGCGCGAGCTGCTCGTCGACCTTCCTGCTCGCGGAGGCCGGCCTGCTCGACGGTCACTCCGCCACCACGAGCTGGTGGCTCGCCCCGCTCTTCCGCGCCCGCTACCCGGAGGTCGAGCTGCTCGAGGACGATCTGGTGGTGCGCTCGCGCCGCACGATCACCGCGGGCGCCGCCCTGGCCCAGATCGACCTGGCGCTGCACCTCGTGCGAGAGCTGGTCAGCCCGGAGCTCGCGCACGCGTGCGCCCGCTACCTCGTGGTCGACGACGCGCGCCGATCGCAGGCGCCGTTCGTGGTCATCGAGCACCTCACGCGCGGGGACGAGCTGGTGGCGCGCGCCGAGGCGATCCTGCGCGAGGACCTGCGCGCGCCGGTCGACGTGGCGGCGCTCGCGCGCTCGCTGGCCGTCACGTCCCGCACGCTGAGCCGACGCTTCGTGGCCGCGACCGGGCTCCCTCCCGCGCGCTTCCAGCGGCGCCTCCGCCTCGAGACCGCCGCGGCGCGCCTGCGGGCCACCGGCGACGCGATCGAGGCCATCGCGGCGGACGTCGGCTACGACGACGAGCGCTCCTTCCGGCGCGCCTTCGCCAAGGAGCTCGGGGTGAGCCCCGCGCGCTTCCGGCGCGGCGTATCCCCCGCGAGGTGA
- a CDS encoding alpha/beta hydrolase — MSAPIVFVHGMFMTGSCWEPIAAHFTSLGHRCLTPSWPCRDGEPEALRAAPDPGLRALTLTHVVDHMAAQVEALDEPPILVGHSMGGLIVQLLAQSGLGSRVVAIAPAPPHGVRSFAFSHLKSNSALLWPSSAPVVPSFSWFRYAFANQGSEDEARALYDTYAVPESRLVGRGPLGPEGKLDLTNAKQRMLFLSGSADHIIPAPLVQKVVDRHRAAGVDVSNEVLDGTHLMIRDERWSEVAAHIQRWLDADLPAHASRA; from the coding sequence ATGAGCGCTCCCATCGTCTTCGTACACGGCATGTTCATGACCGGCTCCTGCTGGGAGCCGATCGCGGCTCACTTCACGAGCCTCGGCCACCGATGCCTCACTCCGAGTTGGCCGTGCCGCGACGGCGAGCCCGAGGCCCTCCGCGCCGCGCCCGACCCGGGGCTGCGGGCGCTGACGCTCACCCATGTGGTCGACCACATGGCCGCGCAGGTCGAGGCGCTCGACGAGCCGCCCATCCTGGTCGGTCACTCCATGGGCGGACTCATCGTGCAGCTCCTCGCGCAGAGCGGGCTCGGCTCCCGCGTCGTGGCCATCGCGCCCGCGCCCCCCCACGGCGTGCGCAGCTTCGCCTTCTCGCACCTCAAGTCGAACTCGGCGCTGCTCTGGCCGTCGAGCGCGCCCGTGGTCCCGAGCTTCTCCTGGTTCCGCTACGCCTTCGCGAACCAGGGCTCGGAGGACGAGGCCCGCGCCCTCTACGACACGTACGCCGTGCCCGAGTCGCGGCTCGTCGGGCGCGGCCCGCTCGGGCCCGAGGGCAAGCTCGACCTCACGAACGCGAAGCAGCGGATGCTGTTCCTGTCGGGGAGCGCCGATCACATCATCCCTGCGCCGCTCGTGCAGAAGGTCGTGGACCGCCACCGCGCGGCGGGCGTGGACGTGAGCAACGAGGTGCTCGACGGCACGCATCTGATGATCCGCGACGAGCGCTGGAGCGAGGTCGCCGCCCACATCCAGCGCTGGCTCGACGCGGATCTCCCGGCGCACGCGTCGCGAGCCTGA